The following coding sequences are from one Drosophila gunungcola strain Sukarami chromosome 3L unlocalized genomic scaffold, Dgunungcola_SK_2 000014F, whole genome shotgun sequence window:
- the LOC128260009 gene encoding serine protease inhibitor 77Ba-like: MGLPLLLVSIVLFLAQEHYAQSTMDTVSQGLEDFSLDLLQRVALSGEKYNHNFMISPFSVWSLLVLLYEGSGGETLNQLRKTLRINVDDKSLRSFYEARRQLLNTATSGVDVGSLLAIYTDKRFSIKRGYRDTIQNYKVQSHEVDFNAEDTVRRINDAIKSSTRGLIKGSVLQKDLQGANMFLLSSLYFKSQWKLPFNKTLTRYEPFYNEKGEVIGQVPMMVQEAKFAYVSNMKGLNAYVLELPYGAQETLSMIVLLPKRDVKVNDVANNLKTIGLRPILQKLAASKSSAPMDYVVEVEMPKIKTSSKLTLKTILIQMGIRDLFDARVANLNRMSLGLFASQVDHSTKIIVDEEGTTAAAVTEALLVNRAISPKFQMNRPFQYMIVDKATGLLLFAGQVRNPNED; encoded by the exons ATGGGGCTCCCTTTGCTTTTGGTCTCTATTGTCCTTTTTTTGGCGCAGGAGCACTATGCCCAGTCGACGATGGACACCGTATCCCAGGGACTTGAGGACTTTTCCCTCGATCTGCTGCAACGCGTAGCCTTGAGTGGCGAAAAATACAACCATAACTTCATGATATCGCCCTTCTCCGTGTGGTCCCTCCTGGTGCTGCTCTACGAGGGATCGGGAGGGGAAACCCTCAACCAGCTGCGCAAGACCCTGCGCATCAATGTGGATGACAAGTCACTACGAAGCTTCTATGAGGCGCGGAGACAATTGCTGAA CACCGCAACATCCGGAGTCGATGTGGGCTCTTTGCTGGCCATTTACACCGACAAGAGGTTTTCAATCAAGAGAGGCTACCGGGACACCATACAGAACTACAAGGTTCAGTCCCACGAGGTGGACTTCAACGCCGAGGATACGGTGCGTCGGATCAACGATGCCATAAAGAGCAGCACCCGAGGTCTTATAAAAGGCTCGGTGCTGCAAAAGGATTTGCAAGGAGCCAATATGTTCCTGCTCTCATCGCTTTACTTTAAGAGCCAGTGGAAG TTGCCCTTCAACAAAACCCTGACGAGATATGAGCCCTTCTACAACGAGAAGGGCGAGGTCATCGGCCAGGTACCCATGATGGTGCAGGAAGCGAAATTCGCCTACGTATCCAACATGAAGGGTCTGAATGCCTATGTCCTGGAGCTGCCCTACGGAGCCCAGGAGACGCTTTCTATGATCGTGTTGCTGCCCAAGCGTGACGTCAAGGTAAACGACGTGGCCAACAATCTGAAGACCATCGGATTGCGTCCCATCCTCCAGAAGCTGGCTGCCTCTAAGAGTTCTGCCCCCATGGACTACGTGGTAGAGGTCGAGATGCCCAAAATCAAGACATCCTCGAAGCTCACATTGAAGACTATCCTTATCCAG ATGGGCATTCGGGATCTGTTCGATGCGCGTGTCGCCAACCTGAACCGCATGTCGTTGGGATTGTTTGCTTCACAAGTCGACCACTCCACCAAGATCATTGTGGACGAGGAAGGCACCACGGCGGCAGCGGTCACGGAGGCTTTACTGGTTAACAGGGCCATTTCGCCCAAGTTCCAGATGAACAGGCCCTTCCAGTACATGATCGTGGATAAGGCGACCGGCCTGCTGCTCTTCGCCGGCCAAGTGAGGAATCCCAATGAGGATTAA